The following are encoded in a window of Flavobacterium sp. WC2421 genomic DNA:
- a CDS encoding DegT/DnrJ/EryC1/StrS family aminotransferase produces the protein MINVTKTFLPPIAEYNKQVQRAWDNQWLTNRGGLVLELEEKLKKHLAVSNIIVTNNGTVPLQIALKLLGKQGEIITTPFSYVATTAAIVWQNCTPVFVDIHPEYLTIDETKIEAAITDKTTAILATHVFGNPCHVEVIEAIARKHSLKVIYDAAHCFGVTYKEKSLFDYGDVSTCSFHATKLFHTGEGGAMFTNDEVLKDKLFYSHTFGHLGPLDYYGVGINGKISELQAAMGLAVLPYMETILAERKIVVDYYKQHIDFSKLQGLKIRENTHWNYSYYPVIFESEEKLLKTQKELNDNQIFPRRYFYPSLNTIEYTKGQSMPISESIASRILCLPLYVGLSNVELKTIVGILNSVIQ, from the coding sequence ATGATAAACGTAACCAAAACTTTTTTGCCACCCATAGCAGAATACAACAAGCAGGTACAACGCGCTTGGGACAATCAATGGTTGACCAATCGGGGCGGATTGGTTTTGGAACTGGAAGAGAAACTCAAAAAGCATTTAGCGGTATCTAATATAATAGTAACTAATAATGGAACAGTACCTTTACAAATTGCCTTGAAATTATTGGGGAAACAAGGCGAAATCATCACCACACCTTTTTCTTATGTAGCCACGACTGCAGCGATAGTTTGGCAAAATTGCACTCCTGTTTTTGTGGATATTCATCCAGAGTATTTAACAATCGACGAAACCAAAATAGAGGCGGCGATAACTGATAAAACAACAGCAATTTTAGCTACGCATGTTTTTGGAAATCCTTGTCATGTGGAAGTGATTGAAGCGATTGCAAGAAAGCATAGCCTTAAGGTAATTTACGATGCCGCACATTGTTTTGGAGTAACTTACAAAGAGAAGTCATTGTTCGATTATGGTGATGTAAGTACTTGTAGCTTTCATGCTACTAAATTATTTCATACTGGTGAAGGTGGTGCTATGTTTACTAATGATGAGGTGTTAAAGGACAAATTGTTTTATAGTCATACTTTTGGACATTTAGGTCCTTTAGATTATTATGGCGTGGGAATAAATGGTAAAATTTCAGAATTACAAGCCGCAATGGGATTGGCAGTTTTACCTTATATGGAAACCATACTGGCAGAAAGAAAAATAGTCGTCGATTATTACAAGCAACATATTGATTTTTCAAAACTACAAGGCTTAAAAATAAGAGAAAATACCCATTGGAATTATAGCTATTATCCAGTAATTTTTGAAAGTGAAGAAAAATTATTAAAAACTCAAAAAGAGTTAAATGATAACCAAATTTTTCCCAGGCGTTATTTTTATCCATCATTGAATACAATTGAATATACTAAAGGGCAATCGATGCCAATTTCAGAAAGTATTGCCAGTAGAATTTTATGTTTACCCTTGTATGTGGGACTATCAAATGTTGAATTGAAAACTATAGTTGGTATTTTAAATAGTGTCATTCAATGA
- a CDS encoding WbqC family protein gives MKVAIMQPYFLPYIGYFQLINAVDVFVIYDNIEFTKKGWINRNRILVNGKDNYFTLPLKKNSDFLHVNQRKIADSYSKDKTKIISKITELYKKAPQYDEVFPLIKTIFNTNEENLFDFVFHSLKIITEYLEIKTEFIVSSSIKIDHSLKSQDKVIAICKELSATDYINPIGGTELYSKDTFNKNDVQLNFIKSNNIDYQQFDNDFIPWLSIIDVLFFNSREKVQGYLNQYTLL, from the coding sequence ATGAAAGTAGCCATAATGCAACCTTATTTTTTGCCTTATATTGGGTATTTTCAGTTAATCAATGCCGTAGATGTATTTGTCATTTATGATAATATTGAATTTACAAAAAAGGGCTGGATCAATAGAAATAGAATTTTAGTGAACGGGAAAGATAACTATTTTACGTTACCATTAAAAAAAAACTCCGATTTTTTACATGTCAATCAAAGAAAAATAGCAGATTCATACTCAAAAGATAAAACTAAAATAATCTCAAAAATTACTGAATTATATAAAAAAGCACCACAATATGACGAGGTGTTTCCTTTAATTAAAACTATTTTCAACACTAATGAAGAGAATCTTTTTGATTTTGTTTTTCATTCTTTAAAAATAATTACTGAATATTTAGAGATAAAAACCGAATTTATTGTCTCATCTTCAATTAAAATTGATCATTCCTTAAAATCACAAGACAAAGTTATTGCTATTTGTAAAGAACTGTCTGCAACTGATTATATAAATCCAATTGGTGGAACTGAACTTTATTCAAAAGATACTTTTAATAAAAATGATGTACAACTGAATTTCATTAAATCTAACAATATAGATTATCAACAGTTTGACAATGATTTCATACCTTGGCTTTCTATAATTGATGTTTTGTTTTTTAATTCAAGGGAAAAAGTACAGGGATATTTAAATCAATACACACTTTTATAA